In one Neobacillus sp. WH10 genomic region, the following are encoded:
- a CDS encoding DUF2269 family protein, whose protein sequence is MGLFGLLLVLHILASIALIGPAFVMPIIRRSARSVGQLRFAFGITTKLAIIPKIGGAVLIITGVWLMIITKMGLSQMWLNVSFLLSLLIVVMIDGFIEPRMKKIIKIVSESQDQGNEIPAEFGLLMKKIVPIETAAQLLMIAILVLMVVKPF, encoded by the coding sequence ATCGGTTTGTTTGGATTACTGCTCGTTTTGCATATATTGGCTTCGATCGCCTTAATTGGTCCAGCTTTCGTGATGCCCATCATTCGAAGATCCGCTAGATCCGTCGGTCAGCTGCGCTTTGCTTTTGGTATAACGACCAAGCTTGCCATAATACCTAAAATTGGCGGAGCCGTACTTATTATAACCGGGGTTTGGCTTATGATCATAACCAAGATGGGGTTATCTCAAATGTGGCTGAATGTATCCTTCCTTTTATCGTTGCTCATTGTCGTCATGATCGACGGATTCATCGAGCCACGTATGAAGAAGATCATAAAAATCGTATCTGAAAGTCAAGACCAGGGTAATGAAATACCCGCCGAGTTCGGACTGTTGATGAAAAAGATCGTACCAATCGAGACGGCGGCACAACTGCTGATGATTGCCATATTGGTGCTTATGGTCGTTAAGCCATTTTAA
- a CDS encoding NAD(P)H-binding protein — protein sequence MDPVSVGEALAHQDAAIIAAGHAGQGEEFVRIVDNIITQCEFQPSFSGRVWIMGGAGLLGIPYTDLIGNNLPGFPPEYKNHNRNIERLQQTQLDWSIMCPGTMIDSIEHPDPVHLHVTTETLPIPIPEMIKEYSEADIARHLFSRLQELDVAYDDVAKCMLDHIELGGSFKRKRVGLAYQSDILVHRGEGR from the coding sequence ATGGACCCGGTCAGCGTCGGTGAGGCTCTCGCGCATCAAGACGCCGCTATTATTGCAGCCGGCCATGCGGGCCAGGGAGAAGAGTTTGTTCGTATCGTCGATAACATTATAACCCAATGTGAATTCCAACCTAGTTTCTCTGGGCGGGTATGGATAATGGGAGGAGCCGGTCTGTTGGGTATTCCATATACCGATCTTATCGGCAACAATTTACCCGGCTTCCCGCCTGAGTATAAAAATCACAACCGGAATATCGAACGGCTACAGCAGACTCAACTCGATTGGTCCATTATGTGTCCGGGAACAATGATTGATTCGATAGAGCATCCAGATCCTGTTCATCTGCATGTAACAACGGAAACCTTGCCCATTCCGATTCCGGAGATGATCAAGGAATATTCCGAGGCAGATATAGCCCGTCACTTGTTCAGCCGACTTCAAGAGCTAGATGTTGCTTATGACGATGTCGCGAAATGTATGCTGGACCATATAGAGCTCGGGGGATCGTTTAAAAGAAAAAGGGTCGGTCTTGCCTATCAGAGCGATATTCTGGTGCACCGAGGAGAAGGGAGATAA
- a CDS encoding NAD(P)H-binding protein, translated as MKIIVFGATGNTGKRVLAQGIKMGHEMTAFVRNSEKLYDQLAEHSAQPVKVIVDGYYGPGQRR; from the coding sequence ATGAAAATTATTGTTTTTGGAGCGACGGGGAATACAGGAAAAAGAGTGTTGGCGCAAGGGATAAAAATGGGGCATGAAATGACCGCATTTGTGCGAAATTCTGAGAAGCTTTATGATCAATTAGCTGAGCATTCCGCACAGCCTGTGAAGGTGATCGTGGACGGATATTATGGACCCGGTCAGCGTCGGTGA
- a CDS encoding helix-turn-helix domain-containing protein — protein MIHQRECPVETLIHVLGGKWKPLILWHLIESNKRFNDLEKLIPDVSQKMLSQHLRDLERECIVDRTIYPTIPPKVEYSLSEYGKTLIPVAEVMCAWGENHNKRKYKESAS, from the coding sequence ATGATTCATCAGCGTGAATGTCCAGTTGAGACACTCATTCATGTTTTAGGTGGCAAATGGAAGCCATTGATTTTATGGCATTTGATTGAATCCAATAAGCGATTCAACGATCTGGAAAAGCTTATACCTGATGTTTCACAAAAAATGCTTTCACAACATCTCCGTGATTTGGAACGAGAATGCATAGTCGATAGAACAATCTACCCTACCATCCCTCCAAAAGTAGAATATTCCCTTAGTGAATACGGCAAAACATTGATCCCTGTAGCAGAAGTCATGTGTGCTTGGGGAGAAAATCATAATAAGCGGAAATATAAAGAATCAGCGTCTTAA
- a CDS encoding cupin domain-containing protein, whose protein sequence is MYYTPWMYQYPYQPYVYCANVPMNNNYIRQHDYWNIYDDARNKVKDYGRKPFVVNINEAAKHNNTYRTALWTGNHLQVTLMSLNVGEDIGLEIHPNVDQFLRIEQGQGVVQMGKRKDNLNFVQKVYDDFAIMIPAGTWHNVTNTGNTPLKLYSIYAPPQHPSGTVHLTKAQALAAE, encoded by the coding sequence ATGTACTATACCCCTTGGATGTATCAATACCCATATCAACCTTATGTTTATTGTGCTAATGTCCCAATGAATAATAATTATATAAGACAGCATGATTACTGGAATATTTATGATGACGCAAGAAATAAGGTAAAAGATTATGGGCGGAAACCATTTGTAGTCAATATTAATGAGGCTGCGAAGCATAACAATACCTATCGTACAGCTTTGTGGACAGGAAATCATTTGCAAGTTACATTGATGAGTCTTAATGTTGGTGAAGACATCGGTTTAGAAATTCACCCTAACGTTGACCAATTCTTACGGATTGAACAAGGTCAAGGGGTTGTGCAAATGGGCAAGAGAAAAGATAATTTAAACTTTGTTCAAAAAGTTTATGATGATTTTGCCATTATGATACCTGCTGGCACCTGGCATAATGTAACCAATACAGGTAATACCCCTTTAAAACTTTATTCTATATATGCTCCTCCACAACATCCATCTGGTACGGTTCATTTAACTAAAGCACAGGCTTTAGCGGCGGAATAA
- a CDS encoding DUF3888 domain-containing protein translates to MNKLVILILVFSGFFLPVQLAKANVPIKSEDVASIQINRLSGGSRVFKETDGYEEPVIRKVVEWINTANPVKEATEIVNEKPPIAVLKIKMKNGNVALIEPVYNCLDLNQTKTCTLADSDVIYTRNNQKERLRSVELFDWLLAGWKYESTEPPKDSKELLINDILMILLGPEIEKAVNNYYYAYLTHSPSVYPYQVEIVNVERIGGFRRFHFLITLETTPVVGAHNPVGKDRLTFEIAPTIPGQVKLKNFEHLESYELPPHLQNLIKPKRK, encoded by the coding sequence ATGAACAAGTTAGTTATATTAATACTGGTCTTTTCTGGATTTTTTCTTCCGGTTCAATTAGCAAAGGCAAATGTTCCAATAAAATCAGAGGATGTTGCTTCTATTCAAATAAACCGCTTATCTGGAGGATCACGTGTTTTTAAAGAAACCGATGGTTATGAAGAGCCCGTTATCAGGAAGGTTGTTGAATGGATTAACACTGCAAATCCTGTAAAAGAAGCAACAGAAATAGTTAATGAAAAACCACCAATCGCCGTATTAAAAATAAAAATGAAAAACGGCAATGTTGCATTAATAGAACCTGTATATAACTGCCTTGATCTAAACCAAACAAAAACTTGCACGTTGGCAGATAGCGATGTCATTTATACCCGAAATAATCAAAAAGAACGATTGAGATCAGTTGAGCTTTTTGATTGGCTCCTGGCAGGGTGGAAATATGAAAGTACAGAGCCTCCCAAAGACTCGAAAGAATTGTTGATCAATGATATATTAATGATTTTACTGGGTCCAGAAATAGAAAAAGCTGTTAACAATTATTACTATGCCTATTTAACTCATTCACCATCGGTCTATCCTTACCAAGTCGAAATCGTAAATGTAGAAAGAATCGGTGGATTCCGTAGGTTTCATTTTTTAATCACACTAGAAACAACACCGGTAGTTGGAGCTCATAACCCAGTAGGAAAGGACAGATTAACATTTGAGATAGCACCAACGATACCCGGTCAAGTTAAGTTAAAGAATTTTGAACATCTCGAATCATATGAGCTTCCTCCACATTTGCAAAACTTAATTAAACCAAAAAGAAAGTAA
- a CDS encoding putative zinc-binding protein: protein MKKTDLPIVYSCSGCSSAAQTANMIAIKMDREKLAEMSCIAGVGGDVKPLVRTAKSGRDIIAIDGCPLCCCKSSLARHEVQPKHHFILSDFDVPKINGEDPDPNLYISTYKRILELTNNYS, encoded by the coding sequence GTGAAAAAAACTGATTTACCTATTGTATATTCATGCTCTGGATGTTCATCAGCTGCGCAAACTGCTAACATGATTGCTATAAAAATGGATCGCGAAAAACTAGCTGAAATGTCCTGTATTGCTGGTGTTGGTGGTGATGTCAAACCACTTGTAAGAACAGCAAAATCAGGAAGAGATATCATTGCAATTGATGGTTGTCCCTTATGCTGTTGCAAAAGTTCTTTAGCTAGACATGAAGTTCAACCCAAACATCATTTTATACTTTCTGACTTTGATGTACCAAAGATAAATGGTGAAGACCCTGACCCTAACCTTTATATAAGTACTTACAAACGTATTTTGGAACTCACTAATAATTATTCTTAA
- a CDS encoding VOC family protein, with protein MTISNEERIIMIIYVQDQEKSKQFYKQLLGLKPYLDVPGMTEFQLNNNSTLGIMPEDGIVRLLAGKIQNPKEARGIPRSEIYIYVNDPDTYLRNLVELGGMEISKGEIRNWGDYVAYGSDIDGHIIAFARRT; from the coding sequence TTGACTATTTCAAATGAAGAAAGAATTATCATGATTATCTATGTGCAAGATCAAGAAAAGAGTAAGCAATTTTATAAACAATTACTAGGTTTAAAACCATATTTAGATGTACCTGGTATGACTGAGTTTCAATTAAATAATAATTCTACGTTAGGAATCATGCCTGAAGATGGAATAGTGAGGCTATTAGCTGGAAAAATTCAAAATCCTAAGGAGGCAAGAGGAATCCCACGGAGTGAGATATATATTTATGTAAATGATCCTGATACATATTTAAGAAACCTAGTTGAATTGGGTGGCATGGAAATTAGTAAAGGTGAAATACGTAATTGGGGAGATTATGTAGCTTACGGCTCAGATATTGATGGACATATAATTGCTTTTGCAAGGAGAACCTAA
- the gshAB gene encoding bifunctional glutamate--cysteine ligase GshA/glutathione synthetase GshB gives MKFSLFSNLSNKQILDANFGIEREGLRVTESGMLSLTPHPKVFGDKKENPYITTDFSESQLELVTPVFHTTRDTIDFLDSLYNIAALELDNEFIWPQSMPAVTPENQDIPIATFSNQGKDERYREYLEQKYGGKKQLISGIHINFSLGEKLIHTLYSKTKKQTSLHDFKQELYLKLTRNYLRHHWLLVYFLGAANSIHKTYEQQCVETLQEISEETYSNEKAISYRNSICGYQNKEFITLDYSSIDQYVHSITSYIDKGVIKDIRELYSQIRLKSKGTPYSAENLLNNGIEYLEIRTIDINPFVKSGLSIEDLNFIHLFLLYCLEKEETLYNNWQLESELNCKKVAIEGQNLQLSLIRNGSTISLQSWGIRILHDLLEMNQQYGLPFYNLLKEKEELMINYQKTYSYRLAGLCKEKGYIKAHLELAEKHKKEAFSERFKLKPYTDMELSTQILLKESIKRGIHFKVLDRKDNFIELTKGQNTQYIKQATKTSKDQYVTVLIMENKSVTKQILMRNNIVVPEGEEFFDINSAKESLSNWIGVPLVIKPKSTNFGLGISIFPNGTNEEDFIKGLEIAFSEDSTILIEPFIKGKEYRFMVIGDETVAVLHRVPANVTGDGIATIQQLISKKNVDPLRGKGYKTPLEKIEIDENMKLFLQQEGLTINTVLPEGKLQYLRENSNISTGGDSIDVTDQIPDVFKQIAVKASQAVGAKICGVDMMIEDLDDEHSSYAIIELNFNPAIHIHSYPFKGTERNVAMKILELVELIEKE, from the coding sequence ATGAAATTTAGTCTGTTTTCTAACCTTTCAAATAAGCAAATATTAGATGCTAACTTCGGGATTGAAAGAGAGGGATTACGTGTTACTGAAAGTGGCATGCTTTCTTTAACTCCACACCCCAAAGTTTTCGGCGATAAAAAAGAAAATCCCTATATCACTACGGATTTTTCGGAAAGTCAATTAGAGCTTGTCACGCCCGTATTTCATACTACAAGGGATACCATTGATTTTTTAGATTCTTTGTATAATATAGCCGCATTGGAGCTAGATAATGAGTTTATTTGGCCACAATCTATGCCTGCTGTTACACCAGAAAATCAAGATATACCAATCGCTACTTTCTCTAATCAAGGAAAAGATGAACGTTATCGTGAGTATTTAGAACAAAAATACGGAGGAAAAAAACAACTAATCTCAGGTATCCATATCAATTTCTCATTAGGTGAAAAATTGATACACACTTTATATAGCAAAACTAAAAAGCAAACGTCACTACATGATTTTAAACAAGAACTATATTTAAAACTTACACGTAACTATTTACGTCACCATTGGCTCTTAGTCTATTTTCTTGGTGCTGCTAATTCCATTCATAAAACATATGAGCAACAGTGTGTAGAAACACTTCAAGAAATATCAGAGGAAACCTACTCTAATGAAAAAGCAATCTCATACAGAAATAGTATCTGTGGTTACCAAAACAAGGAATTCATTACGCTCGATTATTCTTCCATTGATCAATATGTGCATTCCATTACTTCCTATATCGATAAAGGTGTGATTAAAGATATAAGAGAGCTATATTCACAAATACGCTTAAAAAGTAAAGGAACTCCATACTCAGCTGAAAATTTACTTAACAATGGTATTGAATATTTAGAGATTCGCACTATCGATATTAATCCTTTTGTAAAGAGTGGATTATCTATTGAGGATTTGAATTTTATTCATCTATTTTTATTATATTGCCTCGAAAAAGAAGAAACATTGTATAATAACTGGCAACTTGAGAGTGAACTAAACTGCAAAAAAGTAGCGATTGAAGGACAAAATCTGCAATTAAGTCTCATTCGAAATGGCTCAACAATTTCATTACAAAGTTGGGGTATTCGCATTTTACATGATCTTCTAGAAATGAATCAACAGTATGGGCTGCCTTTTTATAATCTTCTCAAAGAAAAAGAGGAATTGATGATTAACTATCAAAAAACTTATTCTTATCGTCTTGCTGGCCTGTGCAAAGAAAAAGGATATATAAAAGCTCATTTGGAACTAGCTGAAAAACACAAAAAAGAAGCTTTCTCAGAACGTTTCAAGTTAAAACCTTATACGGATATGGAACTTTCCACTCAAATACTTTTGAAAGAAAGTATTAAAAGAGGTATTCATTTCAAGGTTCTAGATCGAAAAGATAATTTTATCGAATTAACCAAAGGGCAAAATACACAATACATTAAACAAGCAACCAAAACGAGTAAAGATCAGTATGTCACTGTATTGATTATGGAAAATAAAAGTGTGACTAAGCAAATACTCATGAGAAATAACATAGTCGTTCCTGAAGGCGAAGAATTTTTTGATATTAATTCTGCAAAGGAATCGCTGAGCAATTGGATAGGTGTTCCACTCGTGATAAAACCTAAATCAACGAATTTTGGTTTGGGCATATCAATCTTTCCTAATGGAACAAATGAAGAAGATTTTATCAAAGGTTTAGAAATCGCTTTTAGTGAAGATTCCACTATCCTTATTGAACCTTTTATTAAAGGAAAAGAATATCGCTTTATGGTAATTGGAGATGAAACAGTCGCTGTCTTGCATAGAGTCCCTGCCAATGTTACTGGAGATGGAATAGCTACGATTCAACAACTAATAAGCAAAAAAAACGTAGATCCATTAAGAGGTAAAGGTTACAAAACTCCGTTAGAGAAGATTGAAATAGATGAAAACATGAAACTCTTCTTGCAACAAGAAGGCCTTACAATCAATACAGTGCTTCCTGAAGGTAAATTACAATATTTACGTGAGAATTCAAACATCTCAACTGGTGGGGACAGTATAGATGTAACAGATCAAATACCAGATGTATTTAAACAAATTGCAGTTAAAGCATCACAAGCAGTGGGAGCAAAAATTTGTGGAGTGGATATGATGATCGAAGATTTAGACGATGAACACTCCTCTTACGCAATCATCGAATTGAATTTTAATCCTGCAATCCATATACATTCTTATCCTTTCAAAGGAACAGAAAGAAATGTAGCAATGAAAATCCTTGAGCTTGTAGAATTAATTGAAAAAGAATAA
- a CDS encoding MATE family efflux transporter, translating to MRKIDLTSGKELSVISLLSIPLIGSSLLQFLYNFIDMLFVGGLGPDAIASVGSASFFINLGYSIQAMIVVGGGIKIAHAMGSKNDIESTSYIGISLLLNFLIGIITIFGFLFFGNQLLDFLNLQNDTVQSNAYQFLAVSGFMLLFSYFNTFFIRMFSSFGNNKQSFYISAFGLLLNIILDPIFIYTLEWGVIGAAIATLIAQVLMFILFVYLARNVLFQKNIILLSYHKALEIIKLGIPMSTQRVLFTVINIILAKYIASYGTDAVAAQKIGLQIESVTFIVMGSLNGAVGSFIGQNFGAKKYLRILKGYRVSLLLGILYALLTSVIFFFLSEQLAQLFTNDTETIAITSSYLKIIGLSQIFMAMEIICNGVYTGIGLPKIPSAISIVFTLMRIPLALLLIPIFGLNGIWWSIAISSFIKGILSIVIFNVIYRRKYQHEI from the coding sequence ATGAGAAAAATTGATTTGACTTCTGGGAAAGAACTTTCAGTTATCTCCCTTCTATCTATTCCGTTAATAGGAAGTTCCTTACTCCAATTCTTGTATAACTTTATTGATATGCTCTTTGTTGGCGGACTTGGGCCTGATGCTATCGCATCGGTGGGATCTGCAAGTTTTTTTATTAACTTAGGATATTCGATTCAAGCAATGATAGTTGTTGGTGGAGGTATAAAAATTGCTCATGCAATGGGAAGTAAAAATGATATAGAAAGTACCTCGTATATCGGGATTTCCCTACTTTTGAACTTTCTCATAGGAATTATAACGATATTTGGATTCTTATTCTTCGGAAACCAACTTTTAGACTTTTTGAACTTACAGAATGATACCGTTCAATCCAATGCCTATCAATTCTTAGCTGTATCTGGATTTATGCTGCTTTTTTCTTATTTCAACACATTCTTCATTCGAATGTTTAGCAGTTTCGGAAACAATAAACAGAGCTTCTATATCAGTGCTTTTGGGCTTTTACTCAATATCATTCTTGATCCAATTTTCATCTATACATTGGAATGGGGAGTAATTGGAGCCGCCATTGCCACGTTAATAGCACAAGTACTTATGTTTATTTTATTTGTATATCTCGCCAGAAATGTATTATTTCAAAAGAACATTATTCTATTAAGTTACCATAAGGCATTAGAAATAATAAAACTGGGTATTCCAATGTCAACACAACGAGTGCTTTTCACCGTAATAAACATTATTTTAGCTAAATATATTGCTTCTTACGGAACAGATGCAGTTGCTGCACAAAAAATTGGTCTTCAAATTGAATCTGTTACTTTTATTGTAATGGGTAGCTTAAATGGTGCAGTAGGTAGCTTTATCGGTCAAAATTTCGGAGCAAAAAAATATCTTAGAATACTAAAAGGTTATCGTGTAAGTTTACTTTTAGGCATTTTATATGCCCTTCTCACTAGCGTAATCTTTTTCTTCTTATCTGAGCAATTAGCTCAACTATTTACAAACGATACAGAGACTATCGCTATTACATCATCATATTTAAAAATTATAGGCTTATCTCAAATATTTATGGCTATGGAGATTATCTGCAATGGGGTTTACACGGGCATAGGTTTGCCTAAAATCCCATCAGCTATTTCCATTGTATTTACCCTTATGCGAATACCTTTAGCACTACTCCTTATTCCTATTTTCGGATTAAACGGAATTTGGTGGAGTATCGCGATATCTTCTTTCATAAAAGGCATATTGTCGATCGTTATATTTAACGTTATATATAGGAGGAAATACCAACATGAAATTTAG
- a CDS encoding MarR family transcriptional regulator, producing the protein MEQNLRELFQVFSRRFGFLNKDCCQACGHNISLVQSHILYEVEHQNHPSMQQVAERLGTDITTFSRQVQSLIKINLISKTPDPKDRRISILSLTEEGKEVAENINQQMNQYLDDVFSNMSKEEKEMVVRSIQLLNKSMQKTSKCCTTPLG; encoded by the coding sequence GTGGAACAAAATTTACGAGAACTTTTCCAAGTCTTTAGTCGACGTTTTGGCTTTTTAAATAAAGATTGCTGTCAGGCATGTGGTCACAATATTTCTCTTGTACAGAGTCATATTCTATATGAGGTTGAACATCAGAACCATCCTTCCATGCAACAAGTGGCGGAAAGATTAGGCACAGATATTACAACTTTTAGCAGACAGGTACAATCTTTAATTAAAATAAATTTAATTTCTAAAACACCTGATCCAAAGGATCGAAGAATTTCCATTTTATCACTTACAGAGGAAGGGAAAGAAGTAGCAGAAAACATTAATCAACAAATGAATCAGTATTTAGATGATGTTTTCTCTAATATGAGTAAAGAAGAGAAAGAGATGGTTGTTCGTTCTATTCAGTTACTAAATAAAAGTATGCAAAAAACAAGTAAATGTTGTACTACCCCATTAGGATAA
- a CDS encoding immunity 70 family protein, translating to MAVGFQFDCFFYQVGHGDFLHSFFSTISYHLEPDGWGTKYPKLLKDLYYKKLKYMDIPKAIKETEEIRAKLVNFSPSQVVWDIDDLTAQPPWGNRVSEQITNLSQYFKTSDGRDLFDLLLISLNGAYDDKFDLEIRSL from the coding sequence ATGGCAGTCGGTTTTCAGTTTGATTGTTTCTTTTATCAGGTAGGACACGGTGATTTCCTTCATTCTTTCTTTTCAACAATTAGTTATCATTTAGAACCAGATGGTTGGGGAACAAAATACCCTAAACTATTGAAAGACTTATATTATAAAAAACTAAAATATATGGATATACCCAAAGCAATCAAAGAAACCGAGGAAATTCGGGCTAAACTTGTTAATTTTTCTCCTTCTCAAGTTGTTTGGGATATTGACGATTTAACTGCCCAACCTCCTTGGGGGAATAGGGTAAGTGAACAAATAACAAATTTATCTCAATATTTTAAGACTAGTGATGGTCGTGATTTATTTGATTTATTACTTATATCATTAAATGGAGCTTATGACGATAAGTTTGATTTAGAAATTCGCTCTTTATAA
- a CDS encoding D-cysteine desulfhydrase, which produces MNLAQFPRKRYTPTYTPIEKLHHFSEVLGGPSIYIKRDDLLGLTAGGNKTRKLEFLVADALDKGADTLITCGGIQSNHCRLTLAAAVKEKMKCILVLEEGLTNSEPDFNGNYFLYHLLGAEKVKIVPNGTDLMEEMEKVAKEVTYKGSKPYIIPVGGSNVIGATGYAACAQEILAQSFDQGVNINAVVCVSGSGGMHAGLVTGFYGNQSKIPVIGINVSRGKAEQEEKVFQLVKETSAHIGIPNSIPREAVTCFDEYVGPGYALPTPEMVEAVKLMARTEGILLDPVYTGKAAAGLIDLIQKSTFKPDDNILFVHSGGASSLYANTALFNEA; this is translated from the coding sequence ATGAATTTAGCACAATTCCCCAGAAAGCGATATACACCAACATATACTCCCATTGAGAAATTACATCATTTCTCTGAAGTTCTTGGGGGCCCTTCCATTTATATTAAACGAGATGACTTACTTGGGCTGACGGCTGGTGGAAATAAAACAAGAAAACTAGAGTTCCTTGTTGCCGATGCATTAGACAAAGGAGCGGATACATTAATTACATGTGGAGGTATTCAATCAAATCATTGCCGCTTAACACTGGCCGCTGCCGTTAAAGAGAAAATGAAGTGTATTCTTGTATTAGAAGAAGGTCTAACAAATTCTGAGCCAGATTTTAATGGTAACTATTTTCTGTATCATTTACTGGGTGCTGAAAAAGTCAAGATCGTGCCTAATGGGACGGACTTGATGGAAGAAATGGAGAAAGTAGCTAAAGAAGTTACGTATAAAGGATCTAAACCTTATATCATTCCGGTTGGGGGATCAAATGTCATTGGCGCAACGGGATATGCTGCTTGTGCTCAAGAGATTTTGGCGCAGTCCTTTGATCAAGGAGTTAATATAAATGCGGTCGTATGTGTAAGTGGTAGCGGGGGAATGCATGCAGGCTTGGTTACAGGCTTTTATGGAAATCAAAGCAAAATACCGGTAATCGGAATAAACGTAAGCAGAGGAAAAGCGGAACAAGAAGAGAAAGTTTTTCAGCTTGTTAAAGAAACATCTGCACACATTGGTATTCCAAATTCAATCCCACGTGAGGCTGTTACGTGTTTTGATGAGTATGTCGGACCAGGCTACGCTTTACCTACGCCTGAAATGGTAGAAGCTGTCAAGCTCATGGCAAGAACAGAAGGGATTTTGCTGGATCCAGTGTATACAGGTAAAGCAGCAGCGGGACTCATTGATTTAATCCAAAAATCCACCTTTAAGCCGGACGATAACATCCTATTTGTGCACTCTGGCGGAGCCTCATCGTTATACGCCAATACTGCGCTCTTTAATGAAGCTTAG
- a CDS encoding GyrI-like domain-containing protein, which translates to MNIKVETLPKYRIAYVRQVGPYGPANIQAMEKLKKWAKEKNLVKSAIILGIPQDNPETTFPDNCRYDACIVISKDYQIDDSIYEGELSGGKYVIWKVKHTAEDIQKAWAEIFPALHNSGYQIDNKPILERYTGEMINNDYCEICVPVKPL; encoded by the coding sequence ATGAATATTAAAGTCGAAACTCTTCCCAAATATCGCATTGCATATGTGCGACAAGTTGGTCCATATGGTCCTGCTAACATTCAAGCAATGGAAAAGTTAAAGAAATGGGCTAAGGAGAAAAATCTTGTTAAATCGGCAATAATACTTGGAATTCCGCAAGATAACCCTGAAACAACATTTCCTGATAACTGTAGATATGATGCTTGTATTGTGATTTCAAAGGATTATCAAATTGATGATTCAATTTACGAAGGTGAACTTTCTGGTGGAAAATATGTTATTTGGAAAGTCAAACATACAGCAGAAGATATTCAAAAAGCATGGGCTGAAATTTTTCCAGCTTTACACAATAGTGGATATCAAATTGACAACAAACCGATTTTAGAAAGATACACGGGTGAAATGATTAACAATGATTATTGCGAAATATGTGTACCTGTAAAACCGCTATAA
- a CDS encoding GNAT family N-acetyltransferase yields the protein MNVIAETERLLLRVFEKNDVEDVKAFWGNEEVMEHCSGAIPHEHLDKALEAYASCHETKGLSVYAVIEKESGRIVGAAGFNVRTTQETVELIYHFAKSAWGKGYATEAAGACVDFAKKHPRVMNIYASADPKNIGSLKILEKIGFEYKGMKWFDDTNQEEPYYEMNLS from the coding sequence ATGAATGTGATTGCTGAAACGGAACGGCTGCTGTTGAGGGTTTTTGAAAAAAACGATGTGGAGGATGTAAAGGCATTTTGGGGAAATGAGGAAGTTATGGAGCATTGCTCCGGTGCTATTCCTCACGAGCATCTAGATAAAGCGCTAGAAGCATATGCATCTTGCCACGAGACAAAAGGTCTCTCGGTTTATGCGGTTATAGAAAAGGAGTCAGGAAGGATTGTCGGCGCAGCAGGATTTAATGTAAGAACGACACAGGAGACAGTTGAATTGATTTACCATTTTGCTAAATCCGCATGGGGGAAAGGCTATGCAACAGAGGCTGCAGGAGCATGTGTTGATTTTGCAAAAAAACATCCAAGAGTAATGAATATTTACGCATCAGCTGATCCGAAAAATATTGGTTCACTGAAAATTTTAGAAAAAATCGGGTTTGAGTATAAAGGTATGAAATGGTTTGATGATACAAATCAGGAAGAGCCTTATTATGAAATGAATTTAAGTTGA